The following coding sequences lie in one Montipora foliosa isolate CH-2021 chromosome 11, ASM3666993v2, whole genome shotgun sequence genomic window:
- the LOC137976300 gene encoding pinopsin-like, protein MVSTYELHGGRYLYAYYGASMFMILSIGLVGNALTVIVLLQPEHRTKSMSSLMINLCVADLVVCLLGYTVAVNYNTADFANTGKVPSLCIWLAIINCLTGLTSIATLSIMGIISYKGIARNELAHQNRMSRKLEVSLIFGTWIYGLVLTVPPAIGWNQFIPIPSRISCHPDWYSQDPSDKSYIIFLLLFGFFVPSFIIACSYAGIFRYVRSNSVIRGSNDLALERQMKTRRKTIRIVLAMTLAFFISWSPYAVSSLVGSILGRDVVSPAFSMIPELMAKASVIYNPILYVFLNARFRITLLNLCRCSQNRIGNGSTENSDLASPDSATDGIGIEMRRSGYASHHRNL, encoded by the exons ATGGTGTCTACATATGAGCTCCATGGAGGGAGATATCTGTACGCCTATTATGGTGCTTCCATGTTTATGATATTAAGCATAGGCCTCGTTGGAAATGCGCTGACCGTCATTGTTCTTCTGCAACCAGAGCACCGCACCAAGAGCATGTCGAGTTTGATGATTAATCTGTGTGTCGCAG ACCTCGTGGTGTGCTTATTGGGTTACACGGTAGCTGTGAACTATAACACCGCAGATTTCGCCAACACAGGCAAGGTGCCCTCTCTTTGTATATGGTTGGCTATAATCAACTGCCTCACTGGACTTACATCTATAGCTACACTGTCAATCATGGGAATTATTTCATATAAAGGGATCGCGAGGAATGAATTGGCGCACCAGAACAGAATGAGTAGAAAGTTAGAGGTCTCGCTGATCTTCG GCACGTGGATTTATGGATTGGTTTTAACTGTTCCTCCAGCAATAGGCTGGAATCAATTCATCCCCATTCCCTCACGGATCAGTTGCCATCCTGACTGGTACTCACAAGATCCTTCTGACAAAAGTTACATCATATTTCTGCTTTTGTTCGGCTTTTTCGTGCCTTCGTTTATCATCGCCTGCAGCTATGCAGGAATATTCAG gtatgtcAGGAGTAACTCGGTTATAAGAGGATCAAATGATCTGGCCTTGGAAAGGCAAATGAAAACCAGAAGAAAAACAATACGTATAGTGTTGGCCATGACACTTGCTTTCTTCATCAGTTGGTCCCCATACGCCGTCTCCAGCCTTGTGGGTTCAATCCTGGGCCGTGATGTTGTATCTCCAGCCTTCTCTATGATACCAGAGTTAATGGCCAAGGCGTCAGTGATTTACAACCCGATCCTGTACGTGTTCCTAAACGCCAGGTTCAGGATCACTTTGCTGAATCTCTGCAGATGCTCGCAAAATCGGATAGGAAATGGAAGCACCGAGAATTCCGATCTTGCCAGTCCCGACAGTGCTACAGATGGCATCGGCATCGAGATGCGAAGAAGCGGCTATGCTTCTCATCACCGGAATCTTTGA